One Sphingomicrobium marinum genomic window carries:
- a CDS encoding DUF1192 domain-containing protein, whose amino-acid sequence MDEEDDFKPGDPIVQIGKEDLDPLSVHELDKRIALLKAEITRTEAHKAGKSSHLSAADALFKKS is encoded by the coding sequence ATGGATGAAGAAGACGATTTCAAGCCCGGCGACCCGATCGTGCAAATCGGCAAGGAAGACCTCGATCCGCTGTCGGTCCATGAGCTCGACAAGCGCATTGCGCTGTTGAAGGCCGAGATCACCCGGACCGAGGCGCACAAGGCCGGCAAGTCGAGCCATCTTTCCGCCGCCGACGCGCTCTTCAAGAAGAGCTGA
- a CDS encoding glutathione S-transferase family protein, whose translation MALTFYTNPMSRGQIARWALHEAGVDYDQKIVQYGEEMKSEPYISINPMGKVPAIDHGGTIVTECAAICHYLAEMFKPDLLPTDGEKAAYFRWLFYAAGPVEAAVTNKSMGFEVTEPDKRGTLGYGDYDLVMDVLEQHFAANDYVVGDRFTMADVYLGSHISWGMQFGTMPERGSFKAYAERLTARDAWKEAKAIDVDLIAQAQAK comes from the coding sequence ATGGCCCTCACCTTCTACACCAACCCGATGAGCCGCGGGCAGATCGCGCGCTGGGCGTTGCATGAAGCAGGCGTCGATTACGATCAGAAGATCGTGCAGTACGGCGAGGAAATGAAGTCGGAACCCTACATCTCGATCAATCCGATGGGCAAGGTCCCGGCGATCGACCACGGTGGCACGATCGTCACCGAGTGCGCCGCGATCTGCCATTACCTGGCGGAGATGTTCAAGCCGGACCTGTTACCGACCGACGGCGAAAAGGCCGCCTATTTTCGCTGGTTGTTCTATGCCGCCGGCCCTGTGGAGGCCGCGGTGACCAACAAGTCGATGGGGTTCGAAGTGACCGAGCCCGACAAGCGGGGTACGCTCGGGTACGGCGACTACGATCTCGTGATGGATGTGCTGGAGCAGCATTTCGCTGCGAATGACTATGTCGTCGGCGACCGGTTCACGATGGCCGACGTATATCTGGGCAGCCACATCAGCTGGGGCATGCAATTTGGGACGATGCCCGAACGCGGTAGCTTCAAGGCCTATGCCGAACGGCTGACCGCGCGCGATGCCTGGAAAGAGGCCAAGGCGATCGATGTCGATCTCATCGCCCAAGCGCAGGCCAAGTAA
- the clpA gene encoding ATP-dependent Clp protease ATP-binding subunit ClpA → MPSFARELEQTLHNALGEASKRRHEYATLEHLLIALIDDEHAAQVMDACGVDRTELRGTVKQYLDGELGALVSDSATDPNPTSGFQRVVQRAILHVQSSGREEVTGANLLVALFSERESYAVYFLQQQDMSRLDAVTFISHGVGKGSDSIASSPPEGAGEPDEKTETTAKGDKKESALDQFTVNLNKKAEDGKIDPLIGRGPEVDRTVQILCRRSKNNPLYVGDPGVGKTAIAEGLARKIIEGDVPEVLKEAVIYALDMGALLAGTRYRGDFEERLKQVVNELEKLPHAVLFIDEIHTVIGAGATSGGAMDASNLLKPALSSGSIRCIGSTTYKEFRNHFEKDRALLRRFQKIDVNEPTVEETVQILMGLRSYFEEHHDVKYLPDAIKAAVELSDRYIHDRKLPDKAIDVIDEVGAMQMLKPPSKRRKQMDVAEIEAVVATMARIPPKSVSSDDKRVLETLEQDLKRVVFGQDLAIEKLSAAIKLSRAGLREPNKPIGNYLFSGPTGVGKTEVARQLASILGIPLQRFDMSEYMERHSVSRLIGAPPGYVGYDQGGLLTDAVDQQPHSVILLDEIEKAHPDLFNILLQVMDNGKLTDHHGKTVDFRNVVLIMTTNAGAADMARESIGFGNITREDAQDDAVKKMFTPEFRNRLDAVVPFGYLPPAVVRRVVEKFFLELELQLADRDVHIELDEEAKDWLVEKGYDKLYGARPMARLIQEKIKQPLAEELLFGKLADGGEVMVHVKDGKPDFEIIPAAPKNGRRKKAAPKQAPEAKKAEGKPAKKPAAKKKAPAKKKADSKDKG, encoded by the coding sequence ATGCCTAGTTTTGCCCGCGAACTCGAACAGACGCTGCACAATGCGCTGGGCGAGGCGAGCAAGCGTCGCCACGAATATGCGACGCTCGAACATCTTCTCATCGCGCTGATCGACGATGAGCACGCCGCGCAGGTCATGGATGCCTGCGGCGTGGACCGCACCGAATTGCGCGGTACCGTCAAGCAATATCTCGACGGCGAACTCGGGGCGTTGGTGAGCGACAGCGCCACCGACCCCAATCCGACGAGCGGCTTCCAGCGGGTGGTGCAACGCGCCATCCTGCACGTGCAAAGCTCGGGCCGCGAAGAAGTGACCGGCGCGAACCTGCTGGTTGCATTGTTCAGCGAGCGCGAAAGCTATGCCGTCTATTTCCTGCAGCAGCAGGACATGAGCCGCCTCGATGCGGTGACCTTCATCTCGCATGGTGTCGGAAAAGGCAGCGACAGCATTGCGTCCAGCCCGCCCGAGGGCGCGGGCGAACCCGATGAAAAGACCGAGACGACCGCCAAGGGCGACAAGAAAGAGAGCGCGCTCGATCAGTTCACGGTCAACCTCAACAAGAAGGCCGAGGACGGCAAGATCGATCCGCTGATCGGCCGCGGTCCCGAAGTCGACCGTACGGTCCAGATCCTGTGCCGCCGTTCCAAGAACAACCCGCTTTACGTGGGCGATCCGGGTGTCGGTAAGACCGCCATCGCCGAAGGCCTGGCGCGCAAGATCATCGAAGGCGACGTACCCGAAGTGCTCAAGGAAGCGGTGATCTATGCGCTCGACATGGGCGCGTTGCTGGCGGGCACGCGCTATCGCGGCGATTTCGAGGAACGGCTGAAGCAAGTTGTGAACGAGTTGGAAAAGCTCCCCCACGCGGTTCTCTTCATTGATGAAATCCACACCGTCATCGGCGCCGGTGCGACCAGCGGCGGCGCGATGGATGCGTCGAACCTGCTGAAGCCCGCGCTTTCCTCGGGCTCGATCCGCTGCATCGGCTCGACCACCTACAAGGAATTCCGCAACCATTTCGAAAAGGATCGCGCGCTGCTACGCCGTTTCCAGAAGATTGACGTCAACGAGCCGACGGTCGAGGAAACGGTGCAGATCCTGATGGGCCTGCGCTCATATTTCGAAGAGCATCACGACGTGAAATACCTCCCCGATGCCATCAAGGCCGCGGTGGAGCTGTCGGATCGCTACATCCATGACCGCAAGCTGCCCGACAAGGCAATCGACGTGATCGACGAAGTCGGGGCGATGCAGATGCTCAAGCCCCCCTCCAAGCGGCGCAAGCAGATGGATGTCGCGGAAATCGAGGCCGTGGTCGCGACGATGGCCCGCATTCCGCCCAAATCGGTATCGAGCGACGACAAGCGCGTGCTTGAAACGCTCGAGCAGGACCTCAAGCGCGTCGTGTTCGGCCAGGACCTGGCAATCGAGAAGCTTTCGGCAGCGATCAAGCTGTCGCGTGCGGGCTTGCGCGAGCCCAACAAGCCGATCGGCAACTACCTCTTCTCGGGGCCCACGGGTGTCGGCAAGACCGAAGTGGCACGCCAGCTCGCTTCGATCCTTGGCATTCCGCTCCAGCGTTTCGACATGAGCGAATATATGGAGCGCCACAGCGTGTCGCGCCTTATCGGTGCGCCTCCGGGTTATGTCGGTTACGACCAGGGCGGCCTGCTGACCGACGCGGTCGACCAGCAACCGCATAGCGTGATCCTGCTCGACGAAATCGAGAAGGCGCACCCCGACCTGTTCAATATCCTGCTGCAGGTGATGGATAACGGAAAGCTGACAGACCATCACGGCAAGACGGTCGATTTCCGCAACGTGGTGCTGATCATGACGACCAATGCCGGCGCTGCCGACATGGCACGTGAGAGCATCGGGTTCGGCAATATCACGCGCGAAGATGCGCAGGATGATGCGGTGAAGAAGATGTTCACGCCCGAATTCCGCAACCGCCTCGATGCGGTGGTGCCCTTCGGCTACCTGCCGCCCGCGGTCGTGCGCCGCGTGGTCGAGAAGTTCTTCCTCGAACTCGAACTGCAGCTCGCCGATCGCGACGTGCATATCGAGCTCGACGAGGAGGCCAAGGACTGGCTGGTCGAGAAGGGCTATGACAAGCTCTACGGTGCCCGCCCGATGGCGCGCCTCATCCAGGAGAAAATCAAGCAGCCGCTGGCCGAAGAGCTATTGTTCGGCAAGCTGGCCGACGGCGGCGAGGTCATGGTGCATGTGAAGGATGGCAAGCCCGACTTCGAAATCATTCCGGCCGCGCCGAAGAACGGCAGAAGGAAAAAGGCTGCTCCAAAGCAGGCACCCGAAGCCAAGAAGGCAGAGGGCAAGCCCGCCAAGAAGCCCGCCGCCAAGAAGAAGGCGCCAGCCAAGAAGAAAGCGGACAGCAAGGACAAGGGCTAA
- a CDS encoding M28 family peptidase: MNRLFAAASLIALSATPAFAHDPEFDADMIDMHVRTTSADVYEGRAPDTRGEAMTVGYISGALAAAGVQPGGEVNETGLRSWTQAVPLQKSTLVDDPAASVTMADGDVMQLTQGENIAIRAPQNGAAQVNLDDAEIVFAGYGVTAPERDWDDFKDMDVAGKIIVVLVNDPDFEGGEGDFGGREMTYYGRWTYKYEEAARRGAAGVLVIHETEPASYGWATVRNSNNQTFDIVRANPGEAHSGLQGWMHRDLAVQLFADSGIDFEDAKAMARTKAFQPMTLKATMDVAILAELEQVEAQNVLGILPGTTRADEYVVYTAHHDHIGVGDPDENGDTIFNGALDNATGVAHVIEQARAFAEMGAQERSIVFLFVGAEERGLLGTKYYVNNPLYALEKTAGVLNTDSLGVFGPASDFSISGSARLELLDILIEEAEDFGLTFAPDPRPEAGSFFRSDHFPFAQAGVPAVSFRSGQQLTEGGADRAAELAADYIANRYHQPDDEWSPEWNLDGIVANAKLLHQVGTRLANGGEWPQWAEGSEFGAIRAKSDFARQEESDD; encoded by the coding sequence ATGAACCGCCTGTTTGCTGCCGCCAGCCTGATCGCCCTGTCGGCCACCCCTGCTTTCGCCCACGATCCCGAATTCGATGCGGACATGATCGACATGCATGTGCGCACCACTTCGGCCGACGTCTATGAAGGGCGCGCGCCCGATACGCGCGGGGAAGCGATGACGGTCGGCTACATCTCGGGCGCGCTGGCTGCGGCGGGCGTCCAGCCGGGCGGCGAGGTCAATGAAACGGGCTTGCGCAGCTGGACGCAGGCCGTGCCGCTGCAAAAATCGACGCTGGTCGACGATCCCGCCGCCTCGGTGACGATGGCGGACGGCGACGTGATGCAGCTGACGCAGGGCGAGAATATCGCCATCCGTGCCCCGCAGAACGGTGCAGCGCAGGTCAATCTCGACGATGCCGAGATCGTGTTCGCCGGCTACGGCGTGACCGCGCCCGAGCGCGATTGGGACGATTTCAAGGACATGGATGTCGCCGGCAAGATCATCGTTGTCCTTGTCAACGACCCCGATTTCGAAGGCGGCGAAGGCGACTTCGGCGGCAGGGAAATGACCTATTACGGCCGCTGGACCTACAAATACGAGGAAGCCGCGCGCCGCGGTGCGGCAGGTGTTCTCGTCATCCACGAAACCGAACCCGCCTCCTACGGGTGGGCGACCGTACGCAACTCCAATAACCAGACCTTCGACATCGTTCGGGCCAATCCGGGCGAAGCGCATAGCGGTTTGCAAGGCTGGATGCACCGCGACCTTGCGGTCCAGCTCTTCGCCGATAGCGGGATCGACTTCGAAGACGCCAAGGCGATGGCGCGCACCAAAGCCTTCCAGCCAATGACGCTTAAAGCCACGATGGACGTCGCGATTCTCGCCGAGCTCGAGCAGGTCGAAGCCCAGAATGTGCTCGGTATCCTGCCCGGGACAACGCGCGCGGATGAATATGTCGTCTACACCGCGCACCACGATCATATAGGCGTCGGCGATCCGGACGAGAATGGCGACACCATCTTCAACGGGGCGCTCGACAATGCGACTGGCGTCGCGCACGTCATCGAACAGGCGCGGGCCTTTGCCGAGATGGGGGCGCAGGAACGCTCTATCGTGTTCCTGTTCGTCGGCGCCGAAGAGCGCGGCCTGCTCGGTACCAAATATTACGTCAACAATCCGCTCTATGCGCTGGAAAAGACGGCGGGCGTGCTCAATACCGACAGCCTTGGCGTGTTCGGACCGGCGAGCGACTTTTCGATCAGCGGATCGGCGCGGCTCGAACTGCTCGATATCCTGATCGAAGAGGCCGAGGATTTCGGTCTGACCTTTGCCCCCGATCCGCGCCCCGAAGCGGGTAGCTTCTTCCGGTCGGATCACTTCCCCTTCGCGCAGGCCGGCGTACCTGCAGTCAGCTTCCGCTCGGGCCAGCAACTCACCGAAGGCGGGGCCGATCGCGCCGCCGAGCTTGCCGCCGACTATATCGCCAATCGCTACCACCAGCCGGACGACGAATGGTCGCCCGAATGGAACCTCGATGGCATCGTCGCCAACGCCAAGTTGCTGCACCAGGTCGGCACACGGCTCGCCAATGGCGGCGAGTGGCCGCAATGGGCAGAGGGCAGCGAATTCGGTGCCATTCGCGCCAAAAGCGATTTTGCCCGACAGGAAGAAAGCGACGACTGA
- a CDS encoding Bax inhibitor-1/YccA family protein: protein MANQFDERTTTQGFDPATSASVPRAKRDEGLRKYMLGVYNYMASGILLTGIVSLLAAQAGFVGLLYDPATGAPTMLAWAMMFGPFALVMWLQFRIFKMSVQTARATYWIYAALVGASISTIFMTFTPVSIAQTFFTTAIAFGGLSFWGYTTKKDLSGWGTFLIMGIWGLFAAMLLNVLVFKSATADLAMSAIGLLIFAAFTAYKTQEVKSIYFQVRGNAEMMAKTTIYGALHLYMAFINMFLFLLRFMGSRE from the coding sequence ATGGCTAATCAGTTTGACGAGCGTACGACGACGCAGGGCTTCGACCCCGCGACGAGCGCCAGTGTTCCGCGCGCCAAGCGCGACGAGGGCCTGCGCAAGTATATGCTCGGCGTCTACAACTATATGGCCTCGGGCATCTTGCTGACGGGCATCGTGTCGCTGCTGGCCGCGCAGGCGGGCTTTGTCGGCCTGCTCTACGATCCGGCAACCGGCGCGCCGACGATGCTCGCTTGGGCGATGATGTTCGGTCCGTTCGCGCTGGTGATGTGGCTGCAGTTCCGCATCTTCAAGATGTCGGTGCAGACCGCGCGGGCGACCTACTGGATTTACGCCGCCTTGGTCGGCGCATCGATCAGTACGATCTTCATGACGTTCACACCGGTCTCGATCGCGCAGACCTTCTTCACGACGGCAATCGCCTTCGGGGGTCTCAGCTTCTGGGGCTACACCACCAAGAAGGACCTGTCGGGTTGGGGCACCTTCCTGATCATGGGCATCTGGGGCCTGTTTGCCGCGATGCTGCTCAACGTCCTCGTCTTCAAGTCGGCCACGGCCGACCTGGCGATGAGCGCGATCGGCCTGCTGATCTTCGCGGCCTTTACGGCCTACAAGACGCAGGAAGTGAAGAGCATCTACTTCCAGGTGCGCGGCAATGCCGAGATGATGGCCAAGACCACCATCTACGGGGCGCTGCACCTCTACATGGCGTTCATCAACATGTTCCTGTTCCTGCTGCGCTTCATGGGCAGCCGCGAATAG
- a CDS encoding S1 domain-containing protein, producing the protein MYGTIVELDRKSACGVIRPDDGSPDIYISAEEFITSGLKAAHSGERVFFAEDMDTQGNKHADHIVPVALMCRGNHRSTVY; encoded by the coding sequence ATGTACGGCACTATTGTCGAACTTGATCGTAAGTCTGCGTGTGGGGTGATCCGTCCGGATGACGGTTCGCCTGACATCTATATCTCAGCTGAAGAGTTCATCACGAGCGGTCTGAAGGCCGCCCATAGTGGGGAACGCGTTTTTTTCGCGGAAGATATGGATACGCAGGGGAACAAGCATGCCGATCACATCGTGCCGGTGGCATTGATGTGTCGCGGCAATCACCGTTCCACCGTCTACTGA